A portion of the Pseudomonas protegens CHA0 genome contains these proteins:
- a CDS encoding TolC family outer membrane protein yields the protein MIRAWWYLSLLCLLSSPSVQALGLLDAYDLALRNDPTFQAAIKERDAGEQNRAIGRAGLLPNLSWSYNNSRNQSEVTQETVRGDVTNDRDYRSYASTLTLQQPLLDYEAYARYRQGSAQALFSDERFRGKSQELAVRLLSAYSQALLAQERIELSRAQKRAYVERLQLNERLLKGGEGTRTDVLETQARLSLALAQEIEAQDQQDAALRELQAIVGEPLQIDELDPLTRQFQIQPLLPNRFDSWRDLAMANNPDLASQQQALRVAEYEVERKRAGHLPKVSLYASSRQTSSDSESSYNQKYDTNTVGIQVSLPLFAGGSVSASTRQAASQLSQAQFELDAKTATTLNELRKQFNLNTSAAAKVRAYEMAVSSAEALVTATQKSVHGGERVNLDVLDAEQQLFTARRDLADARHAYLLARIQLKYYAGLLNEQDLQQLAGYFRPLG from the coding sequence ATGATTCGCGCCTGGTGGTACCTGTCCCTGCTGTGCCTGTTGAGCAGCCCGTCGGTCCAGGCCCTGGGCTTGCTGGACGCCTATGACCTGGCCTTGCGCAATGACCCGACCTTCCAGGCGGCGATCAAGGAGCGCGATGCCGGGGAACAGAACCGGGCCATTGGCCGTGCCGGGCTGCTGCCGAACCTGTCCTGGAGCTACAACAATTCGCGCAACCAGTCCGAAGTGACCCAGGAGACGGTTCGCGGTGATGTCACCAATGACCGGGACTACCGCAGCTACGCCTCGACCCTGACCCTGCAGCAGCCGCTGCTGGACTACGAAGCCTATGCGCGCTACCGCCAGGGCTCGGCCCAGGCGCTGTTTTCCGACGAACGCTTTCGCGGCAAGAGCCAGGAACTGGCGGTGCGCCTGCTCAGTGCCTACAGCCAGGCGCTGCTGGCCCAGGAGCGCATCGAACTGAGCCGGGCGCAGAAGCGAGCCTACGTCGAACGCTTGCAGCTCAACGAGCGCCTGCTCAAGGGCGGCGAGGGCACCCGCACCGATGTGCTGGAGACCCAGGCCCGGCTGAGCCTGGCTCTGGCGCAGGAGATCGAGGCCCAGGACCAGCAGGATGCCGCTCTGCGCGAGCTGCAAGCCATAGTCGGCGAACCGTTGCAGATCGACGAACTGGATCCGCTGACCCGGCAGTTCCAGATCCAGCCGCTGCTGCCCAACCGCTTCGACAGCTGGCGTGACCTGGCCATGGCCAACAACCCGGACCTGGCGTCCCAGCAGCAGGCGCTGCGAGTGGCGGAGTACGAAGTGGAGCGCAAGCGCGCCGGGCACCTGCCCAAGGTGAGTTTGTATGCCAGCAGCCGTCAAACCAGTTCCGATTCGGAAAGCTCCTACAACCAGAAGTACGACACCAATACCGTGGGCATCCAGGTCAGCCTGCCGCTGTTTGCCGGTGGCTCGGTATCGGCCTCGACCCGACAGGCGGCCAGCCAGCTGTCCCAGGCCCAGTTCGAACTGGACGCCAAGACCGCCACCACCCTCAACGAACTGCGCAAGCAGTTCAACCTCAACACCAGCGCCGCGGCCAAGGTCCGGGCCTATGAAATGGCCGTCAGCTCCGCCGAGGCCCTGGTGACCGCGACCCAGAAAAGCGTGCACGGCGGCGAGCGGGTAAACCTGGATGTACTGGACGCCGAGCAACAACTGTTCACCGCCCGCCGCGACCTGGCGGATGCCCGTCATGCCTACCTCTTGGCGCGGATCCAGCTCAAGTACTACGCCGGCCTGCTCAACGAACAGGACCTGCAGCAACTGGCCGGTTACTTCCGCCCCCTGGGCTGA
- a CDS encoding HlyD family type I secretion periplasmic adaptor subunit, protein MKASVSTGSVAPVAGPAASNVLSLDDRKYSRLGWLLVLGGFAGFIGWAALAPLDKGVAVSGKVMVSGHRKTVQHQSGGIVERIEVKEGDRVSAGQVLLRLNETPLRTQMQSLRSQYLGSLASEARLNAERDGASDILFDPQLQALASEPDVAASLALQRQLFSSRRQALSMEQQGIAETIAGSEAQLRGTRDSQASKLAQRRALNEQLQGLRELARDGYIPRNRLLDSERLYAQIDGSIAEDFGRIGQLQRQILELRLRIRQTTEDFQKDLRSQLADTRIRTEDLRNRLTSAEFELANSQVRAPAAGVVVGLEVYTEGGVIKPGQPLMDIVPQDEPLLVEARVPVQLVDKVHPGLPVELMFSAFNQSTTPRVPGEVTLVSADRQVDERTEEPYYTLRATVSAQGMQQLQGLQIRPGMPVEAFVRTGERSMLNYLFKPLLDRTHMALVEE, encoded by the coding sequence ATGAAGGCGAGTGTATCCACAGGCTCTGTTGCGCCGGTCGCTGGGCCAGCCGCCAGCAATGTATTGTCCCTGGACGACAGGAAGTACTCACGGCTCGGCTGGCTCCTGGTGCTGGGAGGTTTTGCCGGGTTCATCGGCTGGGCCGCCTTGGCGCCGCTGGACAAGGGCGTGGCGGTGTCGGGCAAGGTCATGGTCTCGGGCCATCGCAAGACCGTGCAGCACCAGAGCGGCGGCATCGTCGAGCGGATCGAGGTCAAGGAAGGCGACCGGGTCAGCGCCGGGCAGGTGCTGCTGCGCCTCAACGAGACGCCGCTGCGCACCCAGATGCAGTCCCTGCGCAGCCAGTACCTGGGCTCGCTGGCCAGCGAAGCGCGGCTCAATGCCGAGCGCGACGGCGCCAGCGATATCCTCTTCGACCCGCAACTTCAGGCCCTGGCCAGCGAGCCGGACGTGGCCGCCAGCCTGGCGCTGCAACGGCAGCTGTTCAGCAGCCGGCGCCAGGCCCTGAGCATGGAGCAGCAGGGGATTGCCGAAACCATCGCCGGCTCCGAGGCGCAGTTGCGTGGCACCCGGGATTCCCAGGCCAGCAAGCTGGCGCAGCGCCGCGCCTTGAATGAACAGTTGCAGGGCCTGCGGGAACTGGCCCGGGACGGCTATATCCCGCGCAACCGGCTGCTGGACAGCGAGCGCCTGTACGCGCAGATCGACGGCTCGATCGCCGAGGACTTCGGCCGCATCGGCCAGTTGCAGCGGCAGATTCTCGAACTGCGCCTGCGCATCCGCCAGACCACCGAGGATTTCCAGAAAGACCTGCGCAGCCAGTTGGCCGATACCCGGATCCGTACCGAAGACCTGCGCAATCGCCTGACTTCCGCCGAGTTCGAACTGGCCAACAGCCAGGTGCGCGCCCCGGCCGCCGGGGTGGTGGTTGGGCTGGAGGTGTACACCGAGGGCGGGGTGATCAAGCCGGGCCAGCCGCTGATGGACATCGTGCCCCAGGACGAGCCGTTGCTGGTGGAGGCGCGGGTGCCGGTGCAACTGGTGGACAAGGTGCACCCGGGGCTGCCAGTGGAGCTGATGTTCTCGGCCTTCAACCAGAGCACCACGCCCAGGGTGCCGGGGGAGGTGACCCTGGTGTCCGCCGACCGGCAGGTGGACGAGCGCACCGAGGAGCCTTACTACACCCTGCGGGCCACGGTCAGCGCCCAGGGCATGCAGCAGTTGCAGGGCTTGCAGATCCGCCCGGGCATGCCGGTGGAAGCCTTTGTCCGTACTGGCGAACGTTCGATGCTCAACTACCTGTTCAAGCCTCTGCTGGATCGGACTCACATGGCGTTGGTGGAAGAATGA